The following are from one region of the Coccinella septempunctata chromosome 7, icCocSept1.1, whole genome shotgun sequence genome:
- the LOC123316296 gene encoding ubiquitin carboxyl-terminal hydrolase calypso: MPVDIKELTEGWLELESDPGLFTLLLEDFGVKGVQVEEIYDLNKPLDSPVYGFIFLFRWVEERRSRRKVVEQLETFVKDEEAVNNIFFAQQMVPNSCATHALISILLNCPTIHLGETLMRLKAHTHGMSPENKGWAIGNTPELACAHNSHAMPQAKRKLDKGSGVSTGRFTGEAFHFVSFVPIGGRLFELDGLKPYPIDHGPWSEGSEWTDKFRSVMTDRLGITADEYNEIRFNLMAVVPDHRLAIQHKLKMLRTNRQIVLDALQHLRKAKVPERKDESDTNTTGTIMAVEDSSHLQLSSEGPQMETAAEKVTLCPLDYSTPLTIQTSPAPSTSSTDTSSEVNSAFNSPTQAWNWTQGSPVSRDLKRFVVIRVEGGDKEQSEVKVEKNGPVARVRTCNGDTVVAEREKKHPELFEHHTFAPQDLLALLRNLDHEICLCEMSLKDENDKQNKYRIDDCRRTHNYDEFICTFISMLAEQGMLADLVEQHLQLPKRPGNLPTPKAVKIVKKDRHGKKKKGKSKTRKKR; encoded by the exons ATGCCGGTCGATATAAAAGAGCTAACTGAAGGTTGGCTAGAGTTGGAAAGTGATCCCGGCCTATTCACTCTTCTTCTGGAAGATTTCGGAGTGAAGGGTGTGCAAGTTGAAGAAATATATGATTTGAACAAACCTTTGGACAGCCCAGTATATGGTTTCATTTTCTTGTTTCGATGGGTAGAAGAACGTAGATCTCGCAGAAAAGTTGTCGAACAACTAGAAACATTTGTTAAGGATGAAGAAGCCGTTAACAATATATTTTTCGCTCAGCAAATGGTTCCTAATAGTTGTGCAACTCATGCTCTTATTTCTATTCTACTGAATTGTCCCACTATTCATTTGGGGGAAACATTGATGAGACTGAAAGCTCATACACATGGTATGTCTCCGGAAAATAAAGGTTGGGCTATTGGAAATACTCCTGAGCTGGCTTGTGCACATAATTCACATGCGATGCCTCAAGCTAAAAGAAAATTGGATAAAG GTTCTGGAGTATCAACTGGTCGCTTCACAGGTGAAGCATTCCATTTTGTGAGTTTTGTACCAATAGGTGGAAGATTATTTGAACTAGATGGCTTGAAACCTTATCCTATTGACCATGGTCCATGGTCAGAAGGTAGTGAGTGGACGGATAAGTTCAGGAGCGTTATGACAGATAGGCTAG GAATAACAGCAGATGAGTACAACGAAATAAGATTCAATCTAATGGCTGTTGTACCTGATCATCGTTTGGCGATtcaacacaaattgaaaatgttAAGGACAAACAGACAAATAGTACTAGATGCTTTGCAGCATTTACGTAAAGCCAAAGTTCCAGAAAGGAAAGATGAAAGTGATACAAATACCACTGGTACTATTATGGCAGTTGAGGATAGCAGTCATCTTCAACTTTCTTCAGAAg GGCCACAAATGGAAACGGCAGCCGAAAAAGTGACACTATGTCCGTTAGATTACTCAACACCATTGACCATTCAAACATCTCCAGCACCGAGTACTTCTAGCACTGACACTTCCTCAGAAGTCAACTCGGCGTTCAATTCTCCAACCCAAGCTTGGAATTGGACCCAGGGTAGCCCAGTGTCGAGAGATTTGAAAAG ATTTGTTGTGATAAGGGTTGAAGGAGGAGATAAAGAGCAATCTGAAGTGAAAGTAGAGAAAAATGGTCCAGTAGCTCGTGTTCGAACATGTAATGGTGATACTGTTGTGGCTGAAAGAGAGAAAAAACATCCCGAGTTGTTCGAACATCATACCTTTGCGCCACAAGATCTTCTTGCACTGTTGAGAAACTTAGACCATGAAATATGTCTATGTGAAATGAGTCTCAAAGATGAAAATGATAAACAGAATAAATATAGG ATTGATGACTGCAGAAGGACGCACAATTATGATGAATTCATTTGTACTTTTATATCGATGTTAGCCGAGCAAGGAATGCTGGCAGATTTAGTAGAACAACATTTACAATTGCCTAAGAGACCTGGAAATCTTCCAACTCCGAAAGCtgtgaaaatagtaaaaaaagatAGACATGGTAAAAAGAAGAAAGGCAAGAGCAAAACTAGAAAAAAAAGATAA
- the LOC123317351 gene encoding protein scylla-like, protein MEVIALTNNVRFAGAEEIARDECSEEVAIVETLSKRLEDELRLARKENFLEEILLPHGLTIDIAKRVFQMAELEPCGLRGCLLYIEFELKEEKRKISSIKCDPSIPSTFELYLTLRQAANGWNLFLPQFWKKIARGTVMISAEYDLQKKKLYRTQNDF, encoded by the exons AAATTGCTCGAGACGAATGTTCTGAAGAAGTGGCGATTGTAGAGACACTGTCAAAACGATTGGAGGACGAACTGAGGTTGGCCAGGAAAGAAAACTTCCTAGAGGAAATCCTTCTGCCGCACGGTCTTACAATCGACATAGCCAAGAGGGTATTCCAAATGGCAGAACTGGAGCCTTGCGGACTTAGGGGATGTCTTCTTTACATTGAATTCGAATTGAAAGAAGAAAAGAGGAAAATATCGAGTATCAAATGCGATCCTTCCATACCTTCAACATTTGAACTCTACCTCACACTGAGGCAAGCCGCTAATGGATGGAATTTATTTTTGCCGCAATTCTGGAA aaaaatCGCAAGGGGAACAGTAATGATCAGTGCGGAATATGATCTTCAAAAGAAGAAATTGTACAGAACTCAAAATGATTTTTAA
- the LOC123316294 gene encoding uncharacterized GMC-type oxidoreductase Mb1310-like: MLQDFTAFLLFICISIFSWIVSYSDFEELLVCYGCNQVEPEYDFVIVGGGTAGCVLARRLAENSSASILILEAGGRGNSLLSIPVAAPMLQQSNFDWKYTTTRQTGACLSMDKQKCKFPLGKILGGSHQLNNMLYTRGHPSDFDVWFKDLPGYTYEKDVEEYFKRAEQVYLSNETISNTESPALLTPVRYYSLVSSIIMAAFNRLGYTSHPPTQKFFGGFYRPMVTQKNGRRWTTSDHLLEMKFPNVAILTKARAEKIIFKDNFEIAGVKFNYLGDNMFVKARRALILSAGTIGSAKLLMLSGIGPKDHLEALGIKVVKDLPVGNNLQDHLTTGLDMMLVNKSIGISLSDILNPMQAFKYMFQSQGAWTSNGVDLIGFSNEQYVHCKNQIRKNSTLCYEQFSQIRPDIEIMMLPMGLTSDMGIHLRTLFGITDEVWDKYFAKINQTAMGVLPVLLHPKSRGTVRLANKNPNSKPLINPNYLSHPNDIRILLSFIMQCRKLFDRAMRGRTVGMRLYERPFPGCEHHEFGTLCYWECYLRRMSTTCYHPIGTCKMGVTNDSVVDYDFHVHGTNKLFVVDGSVLPSQISGHIMAPIIMMAERASDHLKKFHGFEISKQKLFSKNPT; this comes from the exons ATGCTGCAGGACTTCACCGCTTTTTTGCTATTTATATGCATTAGCATCTTTAGTTGGATAGTTTCTTATTcagacttcgaggagctcttgGTATGCTATGGTTGTAATCAAGTTGAACCAGAATATGATTTCGTGATAG TCGGAGGGGGAACAGCAGGATGTGTTCTAGCCAGAAGACTTGCAGAAAACAGCAGCGCATCGATTCTAATTCTAGAAGCAGGCGGAAGAGGAAATAGTCTGTTGTCCATACCAGTGGCTGCTCCTATGCTTCAGCAATCCAACTTCGATTGGAAATACACAACTACGAGACAAACTGGCGCCTGCTTGAGTATGGATAAACAG AAATGTAAATTTCCCTTGGGAAAAATTCTTGGAGGTTCACATCAACTAAATAATATGTTGTATACAAGGGGACATCCATCAGATTTTGATGTCTGGTTCAAAGATTTACCTGGCTACACCTATGAGAAAGATGTTGAGGAGTACTTCAAACGAGCAGAGCAAGTATATTTGTCGAATGAGACAA TTAGTAACACGGAATCTCCCGCCCTTCTCACGCCAGTGAGGTACTACTCCTTAGTATCCTCCATAATTATGGCAGCATTCAACAGACTGGGTTATACATCACATCCGCCCACTCAAAAGTTCTTCGGAG GTTTTTATAGGCCCATGGTGACTCAAAAAAACGGAAGACGCTGGACGACCTCCGATCATCTGCTGGAAATGAAATTTCCAAATGTCGCCATCTTAACGAAGGCGAGagcagaaaaaattattttcaaagatAACTTTGAAATAGCTGGagtaaaattcaattatttgggAGATAATATGTTTGTGAAGGCGAGAAGAGCTTTGATACTGTCGGCTGGAACCATAGG gtcTGCTAAACTATTGATGCTGTCCGGAATAGGCCCAAAAGATCATCTTGAAGCTTTGGGGATCAAGGTAGTTAAAGATCTACCAGTTGGCAATAATCTTCAAGATCACTTAACAACAGGTTTAGACATGATGCTTGTGAATAAATCTATTGGCATAAGTTTGAGCGATATTCTAAACCCAATGCAAGCATTTAAATATATGTTCCAATCTCAAGGAGCGTGGACAAGTAACGGAGTCGATTTGATTGGGTTCTCCAACGAACAGTACGTTCACTGCAAAAATCAAATCAGGAAAAATAGCACTTTGTGCTATGAACAGTTTTCTCAAATCAGACCAGATATTGAAATCATGATGTTGCCAATGGGTCTTACGTCGGACATGGGTATCCATTTGAGAACTTTATTCGGAATTACTGACGAAGTTTGGGATAAATATTTTGCAAAAATCAATCAAACAGCTATGGGAGTCTTACCTGTTCTACTCCATCCGAAAAGCAGAGGAACGGTTAGGCTGGCGAACAAGAACCCCAACAGTAAACCTTTGATAAATCCAAATTACCTGAGCCACCCAAATGATATCAGAATTCTTTTGAGTTTCATAATGCAATGTAGAAAATTGTTTGATAGGGCTATGAGAGGAAGAACTGTTGGAATGCGTCTTTATGAACGACCTTTTCCCGGTTGTGAACATCATGAATTTGGTACTTTATGTTACTGGGAGTGCTACTTGAGGCGGATGTCCACAACTTGCTACCACCCTATAGGAACCTGTAAAATGGGTGTGACAAATGATAGTGTTGTCGACTACGATTTTCATGTTCATGGTACAAATAAGTTGTTTGTTGTCGATGGCTCGGTGCTGCCTTCTCAAATAAGCGGGCATATCATGGCTCCTATAATAATGATGGCGGAGAGGGCTTCTGATCATCTCAAGAAATTTCATGGTTTCGAGATATCTAAACAGAAATTGTTTTCCAAAAATCCTACTTGa